Proteins encoded within one genomic window of Sphingomonas cannabina:
- the cpaB gene encoding Flp pilus assembly protein CpaB: MDGRKIVLLVAALLVAAVTAFMARSLMQGAATPVAAANNVAPNADGPQVLVATRALPVGTILDESSMKFQPWPKELVEGAYYLKDKTPDLKALQGTVVRFAIPAGQPITQGALVKPGDRGFLAAALAPGMRAVTVPVSAQTSVAGFIFPGDRVDLILTQSVAGGGDGSPLKTSETVLRNLRVLATDQKTDKSVDDKGNTVVNTYSMVTIEATPKIAEKIAVAQTLGSLSLSLRSIADNAGELEEAIASGEVNVPDGDKAEKAMLASVAARPVDGKGTFSTGADVSRFQRSTVPGKPVEAGGAGGAPQVLAAPSGPMVRVVRGNNVQDVVIGSRVTPAAVPVPAPPPVHAGGTPSGGTN; encoded by the coding sequence ATGGATGGACGGAAGATAGTGCTGCTGGTGGCCGCGTTGCTCGTCGCCGCCGTGACCGCCTTCATGGCGCGCAGCCTGATGCAGGGCGCCGCCACGCCGGTGGCTGCCGCGAACAATGTCGCGCCGAACGCGGACGGCCCCCAGGTGCTCGTCGCCACGCGCGCGCTGCCGGTCGGGACGATTCTCGACGAAAGCTCGATGAAGTTCCAGCCCTGGCCCAAGGAGCTGGTCGAGGGCGCCTATTACCTCAAGGACAAGACGCCCGACCTCAAGGCGCTGCAGGGGACGGTGGTGCGCTTCGCAATTCCCGCGGGCCAGCCGATCACCCAGGGCGCGCTGGTCAAGCCCGGCGACCGCGGCTTCCTCGCCGCCGCGCTGGCACCCGGCATGCGCGCGGTCACCGTGCCCGTGTCGGCGCAGACCTCCGTGGCAGGCTTCATCTTCCCGGGCGACCGCGTCGATCTGATCCTCACCCAGTCGGTGGCGGGCGGCGGCGATGGTTCCCCGCTCAAGACGTCGGAGACGGTGCTGCGCAACCTGCGCGTGCTCGCGACGGATCAGAAGACCGACAAGAGCGTCGACGACAAGGGCAACACCGTCGTCAACACCTATTCGATGGTGACGATCGAGGCGACGCCCAAGATCGCCGAGAAGATTGCCGTGGCGCAGACGCTCGGCTCGCTGTCGCTGTCGCTGCGCTCGATCGCCGACAATGCCGGCGAACTCGAGGAGGCGATCGCGTCCGGCGAGGTCAACGTGCCGGACGGCGACAAGGCCGAGAAGGCGATGCTGGCATCGGTCGCCGCGCGCCCGGTCGACGGCAAGGGCACCTTCTCGACCGGTGCCGACGTGTCGCGCTTCCAGCGCAGCACCGTACCCGGCAAGCCGGTGGAAGCCGGTGGGGCGGGCGGCGCTCCGCAGGTGCTGGCGGCGCCGAGCGGACCGATGGTGCGCGTCGTGCGCGGCAACAATGTCCAGGACGTCGTCATCGGCAGCAGGGTCACGCCGGCTGCGGTTCCGGTTCCGGCACCGCCGCCGGTCCACGCCGGCGGCACGCCTTCGGGGGGGACGAATTAA
- a CDS encoding cation:proton antiporter — MTPAELSVVFFLELFVIVAAARAVGWLGKRFLGQPQVVGEMIAGVLLGPSLFGLIAPDLQAQLFPKDAKGVLYVGAQLGVGLYMFLVGLGFDRSHFRSNVRSASAVSLSGMAAPFLIAVLLAPWLMSLGLFSPRLGAAQATLFMGACISITAFPMLARIIHERGLSKSPLGSLSLSAGAIDDAGAWTVLAVVLATFGAGPGVAVKAIVGAILFAVLVLGFGPKLLAPLGVAAEKANGVSQGLLATVLMLFLLAAFAMDWVGMHAVFGGFLLGTAMPRGVLTRELRAKLEPFTVVLLLPMFFTFSGLNTQLNMVATPSLLLVALAILAASILAKGGACWAAARLTGQDNPTALGIGALMNARGLMELIIINIGLQRGLIGVELFSMLVLMAVVTTLMASPLFEVVYGRKARERGELGAIRDVREDGAVAAAAGQPAG, encoded by the coding sequence ATGACACCGGCCGAGCTCAGCGTCGTCTTCTTCCTCGAGCTGTTCGTGATCGTCGCCGCGGCGCGCGCGGTCGGCTGGCTCGGCAAGCGCTTCCTCGGCCAGCCGCAGGTGGTCGGCGAGATGATCGCCGGCGTGCTGCTCGGCCCGTCGCTGTTCGGCCTGATCGCGCCGGACCTGCAGGCGCAGCTGTTCCCCAAGGACGCCAAGGGCGTGCTCTACGTCGGCGCCCAGCTCGGCGTCGGCCTCTACATGTTCCTCGTCGGGCTCGGCTTCGACCGGTCGCATTTCCGCAGCAACGTCAGGAGCGCGAGCGCGGTCTCGCTGTCGGGCATGGCGGCGCCGTTCCTGATCGCCGTGCTGCTGGCGCCGTGGCTGATGAGCCTCGGGCTGTTCTCGCCGCGGCTCGGCGCGGCGCAGGCGACATTGTTCATGGGCGCGTGCATCTCGATCACCGCCTTCCCGATGCTGGCGCGCATCATCCACGAGCGCGGGCTGTCGAAGTCGCCGCTCGGCTCGCTGTCGCTGTCGGCGGGAGCGATCGACGACGCAGGCGCCTGGACGGTGCTGGCGGTCGTGCTCGCGACCTTCGGCGCCGGCCCCGGCGTCGCGGTCAAAGCGATCGTCGGCGCGATCCTGTTCGCGGTGCTGGTGCTGGGGTTCGGGCCGAAGCTGCTCGCGCCGCTCGGCGTGGCGGCGGAGAAGGCGAACGGCGTCAGCCAGGGCCTGCTCGCGACCGTGCTGATGCTGTTCCTGCTCGCCGCCTTCGCGATGGACTGGGTCGGGATGCACGCGGTGTTCGGCGGCTTCCTGCTCGGCACGGCGATGCCGCGCGGCGTGCTGACCCGCGAGCTGCGTGCCAAGCTGGAGCCGTTCACGGTGGTCCTGCTGCTGCCGATGTTCTTCACCTTCTCGGGCCTCAACACGCAGCTGAACATGGTCGCGACGCCGTCGCTGCTGCTGGTCGCGCTCGCGATCCTCGCCGCCTCGATCCTCGCCAAGGGCGGCGCGTGCTGGGCGGCGGCGCGGCTGACGGGTCAGGACAATCCCACCGCGCTCGGCATCGGCGCGCTGATGAACGCGCGCGGCCTGATGGAGCTGATCATCATCAACATCGGCCTGCAGCGCGGTCTGATCGGCGTCGAGCTGTTCTCGATGCTGGTGCTGATGGCGGTGGTGACGACGCTGATGGCCTCGCCGCTGTTCGAGGTCGTCTACGGCCGCAAGGCGCGCGAGCGCGGCGAGCTCGGCGCGATCCGTGACGTGCGGGAGGATGGCGCGGTGGCGGCGGCGGCGGGCCAGCCGGCCGGCTGA
- a CDS encoding GNAT family N-acetyltransferase, with product MQQLTIRPYQASDWPAINAIHDAARLDELRLSVGLHAFRPLAEVAEDEGLFDGELWVAEAPHVVGFVAFDREEVSWLYVDPAHYGKGVGKRLLRHALARIPGDATTSVLAGNDPALNLYLAAGFEIVETRSGHLSGAPDVPATGHLLKRGGRN from the coding sequence ATGCAGCAGCTCACCATCAGGCCGTACCAGGCGTCCGACTGGCCCGCGATCAATGCCATCCACGACGCCGCGCGGTTGGACGAGCTTCGGCTGAGCGTCGGCCTCCACGCCTTTCGCCCGCTTGCCGAGGTCGCCGAGGACGAGGGCCTCTTCGACGGAGAACTATGGGTCGCGGAGGCGCCGCACGTCGTCGGATTCGTCGCTTTCGACCGCGAGGAGGTGAGCTGGCTGTATGTCGATCCGGCTCACTATGGAAAGGGGGTGGGCAAGCGCCTCCTTCGCCACGCGCTCGCCCGGATTCCCGGGGACGCGACGACTTCGGTGCTTGCCGGCAACGATCCCGCGCTGAATCTCTACCTCGCTGCCGGATTCGAGATCGTCGAGACCAGGTCGGGGCACCTCTCGGGCGCGCCCGATGTTCCCGCTACGGGGCACCTTCTGAAACGCGGCGGCCGCAACTGA
- a CDS encoding alpha/beta fold hydrolase, giving the protein MTSPAFDRRAYPAGAVVGRWMAPDGHALRTFDWPAPEGVEPRGSILFQGGRGDIFEKYLETFAHWHERGWRVTSFDWRGQGGSGRLTERPHVGHIESFGQFIEDIAVFWRDWAADTPGPRVAMGHSMGGHLLLRALAEGAVAPDAAVLVAPMLGLHAPIGPRFGEWLARRMGSLGNPARAAWKGNEKPYTTETRQSLLTFDPDRYADELWWQQHDRSLLTGPPSWRWVIEAFASTRTLNASPALATMDVPMLMLIAEADGLVDARAALAVAEKLPDVRVVRFGKESAHEILREADPVRDRAIEEIDLFLEAKASR; this is encoded by the coding sequence ATGACCTCTCCCGCATTCGACCGCCGCGCCTATCCGGCGGGTGCCGTCGTCGGCCGCTGGATGGCGCCCGACGGCCATGCGCTGCGCACCTTCGACTGGCCCGCGCCCGAGGGCGTGGAGCCGCGCGGATCGATCCTGTTCCAGGGCGGGCGCGGCGACATCTTCGAGAAATATCTGGAGACGTTCGCGCACTGGCACGAGCGCGGCTGGCGGGTGACCTCGTTCGACTGGCGAGGGCAGGGCGGGTCGGGCCGACTCACCGAACGGCCGCATGTCGGGCATATCGAGAGCTTCGGGCAGTTCATCGAGGACATCGCCGTTTTCTGGCGTGACTGGGCGGCGGATACCCCGGGGCCACGGGTAGCGATGGGGCATTCGATGGGCGGCCATCTGCTGCTCCGCGCGCTGGCGGAGGGGGCAGTTGCGCCCGACGCGGCGGTGCTGGTGGCGCCGATGCTCGGCCTCCACGCACCGATCGGGCCGCGGTTCGGCGAGTGGCTGGCGCGGCGGATGGGCAGCCTCGGCAATCCGGCGCGGGCGGCGTGGAAGGGGAACGAGAAGCCCTATACCACCGAGACGCGGCAGAGCCTGCTGACCTTCGATCCCGACCGCTATGCCGACGAGCTGTGGTGGCAGCAGCACGACCGTTCGCTGCTCACCGGCCCGCCGAGCTGGCGCTGGGTGATCGAGGCGTTCGCCTCGACCCGGACGCTCAATGCCTCACCGGCGCTCGCGACGATGGACGTGCCGATGCTGATGCTGATCGCCGAGGCGGACGGCCTGGTCGACGCCCGGGCGGCGCTGGCGGTGGCGGAGAAGCTGCCCGACGTGCGCGTGGTGCGCTTCGGCAAGGAATCGGCGCACGAGATCCTGCGCGAAGCCGATCCGGTGCGCGACCGCGCGATCGAGGAGATCGACCTGTTTCTCGAGGCGAAGGCATCGCGGTGA
- a CDS encoding YegP family protein, producing MAHKFVIEQNKAGEYVAKFKYNSEVIFWTEGYTSKASAKNAIDSILKNGPGAPVEE from the coding sequence ATGGCGCACAAGTTCGTGATCGAGCAGAACAAGGCCGGCGAGTATGTCGCCAAGTTCAAGTACAACAGCGAAGTGATCTTCTGGACCGAAGGCTACACCAGCAAGGCATCGGCCAAGAACGCCATCGATTCTATCCTCAAGAACGGCCCGGGCGCGCCGGTCGAGGAGTAA
- a CDS encoding NAD(P)/FAD-dependent oxidoreductase, whose translation MSRFDFAIVGAGIAGATLAAELAPHGSVVVLEEEEVAGYHATGRSAAFWSETYGGPAVQPLTTASREALDPYLAPLGSLHIGRAEEAAAIDALLVEFEGSGVELRPVDPAAYVPGLRSEWALGVIEPSCAYIDVAGLHADALARARQAGAVIRLNAGLRAAERQGVDWRIETADGPVAAGILIDAAGAWADPVAERCGARPLGIRPYRRTMAQLRTDPAASMTLPLVVHIGGSFYFKPETGGRLWLSPHDEIPTDPCDAQPEEIDVAVAVDRFERVVDWRVAAVERKWAGLRSFAPDRRPVYGFAPDRPGFFWCAGQGGFGIQTAPAAARLAAALLLGTAPELDPAPYAPDRFAR comes from the coding sequence GTGAGCCGGTTCGACTTCGCGATCGTCGGCGCGGGGATCGCCGGTGCGACGCTGGCTGCCGAATTGGCACCGCATGGATCGGTGGTGGTGCTGGAGGAAGAGGAGGTCGCGGGCTATCATGCGACCGGGCGTTCGGCCGCCTTCTGGTCCGAGACCTATGGCGGGCCCGCCGTCCAGCCGCTCACCACCGCCTCGCGCGAGGCGCTCGATCCGTATCTGGCGCCACTCGGCTCGCTCCATATCGGACGGGCGGAGGAAGCTGCGGCGATCGACGCTCTGCTCGTCGAGTTCGAAGGCAGCGGTGTGGAACTTCGCCCGGTCGATCCCGCTGCCTATGTGCCTGGGCTGCGATCGGAATGGGCGCTCGGGGTGATCGAGCCGAGCTGCGCCTATATCGACGTCGCCGGGCTCCATGCCGATGCGCTCGCGCGGGCGCGGCAGGCGGGAGCGGTGATCCGGCTGAACGCCGGCCTCCGCGCCGCCGAGCGACAGGGGGTGGATTGGCGGATCGAGACGGCCGACGGGCCGGTCGCCGCCGGCATCCTGATCGATGCCGCGGGAGCCTGGGCCGATCCGGTCGCCGAGCGTTGCGGCGCCAGGCCGCTCGGCATCCGGCCCTATCGCCGGACCATGGCCCAGCTGCGCACCGATCCGGCGGCGTCGATGACGCTGCCGCTCGTCGTGCACATCGGCGGAAGCTTCTACTTCAAGCCGGAGACGGGCGGCCGGCTGTGGTTGAGCCCGCATGACGAGATTCCCACCGATCCCTGCGACGCGCAGCCCGAGGAGATCGACGTTGCCGTCGCCGTCGACCGGTTCGAGCGGGTGGTCGACTGGCGCGTCGCCGCGGTCGAGCGGAAATGGGCGGGCCTCAGGAGCTTCGCGCCCGACCGGCGGCCGGTCTATGGCTTCGCTCCCGACCGGCCGGGCTTCTTCTGGTGCGCAGGGCAGGGCGGCTTCGGCATCCAGACCGCACCCGCCGCGGCCCGGCTTGCCGCCGCGCTGCTGCTCGGGACGGCACCGGAGCTCGATCCGGCCCCCTATGCGCCGGATCGTTTCGCACGGTGA
- the rnhA gene encoding ribonuclease HI codes for MTALPHVEIATDGACKGNPGPGGWGAVLRFNGKEKELSGGERLTTNNRMELTAAIRGLEALTRPCRVTLSTDSRYVMDGLTKWIHGWQRNGWRTADKKPVKNAELWQELLAAAKPHKIDWIWVKGHAGHPDNERADRLASDAALAAGAG; via the coding sequence ATGACCGCCCTCCCCCATGTCGAGATCGCCACCGACGGCGCGTGCAAGGGCAATCCCGGCCCCGGCGGCTGGGGCGCGGTGCTGCGCTTCAACGGCAAGGAGAAGGAGTTGTCGGGCGGCGAGCGGCTCACCACCAACAACCGCATGGAGCTGACCGCCGCGATCCGCGGGCTGGAGGCGCTGACCCGGCCGTGCCGCGTCACCCTGTCGACCGACAGCCGCTACGTGATGGACGGCCTCACCAAATGGATCCACGGCTGGCAGCGCAACGGCTGGAGGACCGCCGACAAGAAGCCGGTCAAGAATGCCGAGCTATGGCAGGAACTGCTCGCCGCGGCGAAGCCCCACAAGATCGACTGGATATGGGTGAAGGGCCATGCCGGCCACCCCGACAACGAACGCGCCGACCGGCTGGCGAGCGACGCCGCGCTCGCCGCCGGGGCCGGGTAA
- a CDS encoding type II and III secretion system protein family protein, which translates to MHRKTFLRRSLAATVATALVAGTAATARPGPAERAGPARVAKFPAGAQRPTTEVTLSVGQGELVNLPASVASVWTSNPAVADVFVNNPRQIHLFGKEFGEATVFATAANGSVVYATNVRVSQNITSIDRMMKLAMPDADVKVTTVGQIAVLTGTVASPDDSAEAQRLVTALLNPGVNVNSPDAQLKIGVVNRLRTATPLQVNLQVRIAEVSRSFVKNIGVNMTTFDPTGGFKFGIGQGRKIFNQYAPGGPLGVGDEASNGVTSVIKSPNGTSLFGNGKLFGMDVLGGLDLGEQLGQVTTLANPNLTALSGETATFLAGGEVPILISQPLGGVTVEYKQYGVSLAYTPTVLSDGRISLRVRPEVSELSAAGAIVVGNTQIPAMTTRRTETTVELGSGESLVIGGLLSNRHDNGFDKTPGVGDLPILGALFRSNSFKRNESELVIVVTPYLVKPVNANEIALPTDGYKAPTDLGRIFMGELASGQSGASRPKPSMATPSAPSPSIGAVAPLTPAPVAPQRQETAPAPEPRKVKKDAGAMPGFSFR; encoded by the coding sequence ATGCATAGGAAAACCTTCCTGCGGCGATCGCTCGCGGCGACGGTGGCTACGGCCCTTGTCGCGGGCACCGCAGCCACCGCACGTCCGGGCCCAGCGGAACGGGCAGGACCGGCCCGAGTCGCCAAGTTCCCGGCCGGCGCCCAGCGCCCGACCACGGAAGTCACGCTGTCGGTCGGTCAGGGCGAACTCGTCAACCTGCCCGCGAGCGTCGCGAGCGTGTGGACGTCGAACCCGGCGGTCGCGGACGTCTTCGTCAACAATCCGCGCCAGATCCATCTCTTCGGCAAGGAGTTCGGCGAGGCGACCGTGTTCGCCACCGCGGCCAACGGTTCGGTGGTCTATGCCACCAACGTCCGCGTCAGCCAGAACATCACCTCGATCGATCGGATGATGAAGCTGGCGATGCCCGACGCCGACGTGAAGGTCACGACGGTCGGCCAGATCGCGGTGCTGACCGGCACCGTCGCCTCGCCCGACGACAGCGCCGAGGCGCAGCGGCTGGTGACGGCGCTGCTCAACCCCGGCGTCAACGTGAACTCACCGGACGCGCAGCTCAAGATCGGCGTGGTGAACCGCCTGCGTACCGCGACGCCGCTGCAGGTCAACCTGCAGGTGCGCATCGCCGAGGTGAGCCGTAGCTTCGTCAAGAATATTGGCGTCAACATGACCACGTTCGACCCGACGGGCGGGTTCAAGTTCGGCATCGGCCAGGGCCGCAAGATCTTCAACCAATATGCTCCCGGCGGACCGCTCGGAGTTGGCGACGAAGCGTCCAACGGCGTCACCTCGGTGATCAAGAGCCCGAACGGCACCTCGCTGTTCGGCAATGGCAAGCTGTTCGGCATGGACGTCCTGGGCGGGCTCGACCTGGGCGAGCAGCTGGGTCAGGTGACCACCCTCGCCAACCCGAACCTCACCGCCCTGTCGGGCGAGACCGCGACCTTCCTCGCCGGTGGCGAGGTTCCGATCCTGATCAGCCAGCCGCTGGGCGGCGTCACGGTCGAATACAAGCAATATGGCGTCAGCCTCGCCTACACGCCGACGGTGCTGAGCGACGGGCGTATCTCGCTGCGCGTCCGGCCGGAAGTGTCGGAGCTGTCGGCCGCGGGCGCGATCGTGGTCGGCAATACGCAGATTCCCGCGATGACCACTCGCCGCACCGAAACGACGGTCGAGCTGGGCTCGGGCGAAAGCCTTGTGATCGGCGGCCTGCTGTCGAACCGGCACGACAACGGTTTCGACAAGACGCCGGGCGTCGGCGACCTGCCGATCCTTGGCGCCCTGTTCCGCTCGAACAGCTTCAAGCGCAATGAATCCGAGCTGGTCATCGTCGTGACGCCGTATCTGGTGAAGCCGGTCAACGCGAACGAGATCGCCCTGCCCACCGACGGCTACAAGGCGCCGACCGACCTCGGCCGCATCTTCATGGGCGAGCTGGCGAGCGGCCAGAGCGGCGCTTCGCGGCCCAAGCCGTCGATGGCGACGCCGTCGGCGCCGTCCCCGTCGATCGGCGCAGTGGCGCCCCTGACCCCGGCACCGGTGGCGCCGCAGCGGCAGGAGACCGCCCCGGCGCCCGAACCGCGCAAGGTCAAGAAGGACGCCGGCGCCATGCCCGGCTTCAGCTTCCGGTGA
- the thrB gene encoding homoserine kinase has product MAVYTQVSAEALTAFLARYDVGELVSAKGIAEGVENSNYLVDTTRARFILTLYEKRVAAADLPFFFALLDHLAARGNPVPPGIADREGRVIHELEGRPACLIRFLPGVSVSHPTAIQARAAGAAMGRMHGSLADFAPVRPNSLGIESWPGLLAQCGRSLDEIEPGLHARVEAALAEVRAQWPTGLATAAIHADLFPDNVLMLGDEVTGLIDFYFACTDIRAYDLAVMHSAWSFDATGAPLDPSVGHGLVEGYAAAFPLAPEERAALPVLARGACIRFLLTRAWDWLNTPADALVTRKDPLAYRRRLDWYDANPDAFAA; this is encoded by the coding sequence TTGGCAGTCTACACGCAGGTTTCGGCGGAAGCACTCACGGCCTTCCTCGCGCGCTACGACGTCGGCGAGCTGGTGTCGGCGAAGGGAATCGCGGAGGGAGTCGAGAACAGCAACTATCTGGTGGACACCACCCGGGCACGCTTCATCCTGACTCTCTACGAAAAGCGCGTCGCAGCCGCCGACCTGCCGTTCTTCTTCGCGCTGCTCGATCATCTCGCCGCGCGCGGCAATCCGGTGCCGCCGGGCATCGCCGACCGCGAGGGCCGGGTGATCCACGAATTGGAAGGGCGACCGGCCTGCCTCATCAGGTTCCTGCCCGGCGTATCGGTCAGCCATCCGACGGCGATCCAGGCGCGCGCGGCGGGCGCGGCGATGGGGCGGATGCACGGCTCGCTCGCCGATTTCGCGCCCGTGCGGCCGAACAGCCTCGGCATCGAGTCCTGGCCCGGCCTGCTCGCGCAATGCGGCCGCTCGCTCGATGAGATCGAACCGGGACTCCACGCGAGGGTCGAGGCGGCGCTCGCCGAGGTCCGTGCGCAGTGGCCCACCGGCCTCGCCACCGCCGCCATCCATGCCGATCTGTTCCCGGACAATGTGCTGATGCTCGGCGACGAGGTGACGGGGCTGATCGACTTCTATTTCGCCTGCACCGACATTCGCGCCTATGACCTTGCCGTGATGCATTCGGCGTGGAGCTTCGACGCGACTGGCGCGCCGCTCGATCCAAGCGTGGGCCATGGACTGGTCGAGGGCTATGCCGCAGCCTTCCCGCTCGCGCCCGAGGAGCGGGCCGCGCTGCCGGTGCTCGCGCGGGGCGCCTGCATCCGCTTCCTGCTGACGCGCGCCTGGGACTGGCTCAACACGCCGGCTGACGCGCTGGTGACGCGCAAGGACCCGCTCGCCTATCGCCGCCGGCTCGACTGGTACGACGCCAACCCCGACGCCTTCGCCGCATGA
- a CDS encoding CpaD family pilus assembly protein, protein MPGRLLALLAPALLLGGCGVGNRDLESVHQPVVSRADYALDLAVSGDGLASGERQRLAGWLASLNVGYGDRIAVDDGSQDYAGGVHAAVTDEAAHYGLLVNDKVPVIAGPLTPGTARVVVSRMTASVPGCPDHSGLRGSDLNANTWSNYGCATNTNLAAMVARPEDLIRGQQGDPTADTMTTYKAVTTFRAKAPTGAGDVKRESTKGGN, encoded by the coding sequence ATGCCTGGACGTCTGTTGGCCCTTCTCGCGCCGGCGCTGCTGCTCGGCGGATGCGGGGTGGGCAATCGCGACCTCGAATCGGTCCACCAACCGGTGGTATCGCGCGCCGATTACGCGCTCGACCTCGCCGTCTCGGGCGATGGGCTCGCCTCGGGCGAGCGGCAGCGCCTCGCCGGCTGGCTGGCCTCGCTCAACGTCGGCTATGGCGACCGTATCGCGGTCGACGACGGCAGCCAGGACTATGCGGGCGGCGTGCACGCGGCGGTCACGGACGAAGCCGCACATTATGGCCTCCTGGTGAACGACAAGGTGCCGGTGATCGCAGGTCCGCTGACGCCAGGCACGGCGCGCGTGGTCGTCTCACGCATGACCGCCTCGGTTCCGGGCTGTCCCGATCATAGCGGACTGCGCGGTAGCGACCTCAATGCCAACACCTGGTCCAACTACGGCTGCGCGACCAACACCAATCTGGCGGCGATGGTGGCCCGGCCGGAGGATCTGATCCGCGGCCAGCAGGGTGACCCGACCGCCGACACGATGACGACGTACAAGGCCGTGACCACGTTCCGTGCCAAGGCGCCGACGGGTGCCGGCGACGTCAAGCGCGAATCGACGAAGGGCGGAAACTGA
- a CDS encoding A24 family peptidase, with product MGDYLSLALLGALALLLVSAGIEDVRTREIANWKNALIALLAPAWWWASGLGVWPGAAIQLGVALLVFVVFVGAFALGQMGGGDVKLIGALALWLPPMPLMWMLVVMSLAGGALTLVMLAERWWRPAERPLEIPYGVAIAIAGLLSLHEPIINQLR from the coding sequence ATGGGGGATTATCTTTCTTTGGCGCTGCTCGGCGCGCTCGCGCTGCTCCTGGTCTCGGCCGGGATCGAGGACGTGCGCACCCGCGAGATCGCCAATTGGAAGAACGCCCTGATCGCGCTGCTCGCGCCCGCCTGGTGGTGGGCGAGCGGGCTGGGAGTTTGGCCGGGCGCCGCGATCCAGCTTGGAGTCGCGCTGCTGGTATTCGTCGTCTTCGTCGGCGCCTTCGCGCTGGGACAGATGGGCGGGGGCGACGTCAAGCTGATCGGCGCGCTGGCGCTGTGGCTGCCGCCGATGCCGCTGATGTGGATGCTGGTGGTGATGTCGCTGGCCGGCGGTGCGCTCACGCTGGTGATGCTGGCCGAGAGATGGTGGCGCCCCGCGGAGCGCCCGCTCGAGATTCCCTATGGGGTCGCGATCGCCATCGCCGGCCTGCTCAGCCTTCACGAACCGATAATTAACCAATTGCGGTGA
- a CDS encoding NAD-dependent succinate-semialdehyde dehydrogenase, whose product MFKSINPATGEEIAAHAELTDEEVDAKLARAADTYRQWRTTPLSVRTELLARIADRYEADKARLARTATEEMGKTYASAVAEVEKCAAAFRHYAEHGPAMLEPRTFRLANGGTAEAQWQPQGPVLAVMPWNFPYWQVVRFLAPTILAGNVGLLKHASIVQGVAELMEEMVLAAGGPEGLFQNLAIKSGAVERIIADDRVVAVTLTGSEGAGAAVAEQAGRNLKKVVLELGGSDPFIVMPSADLDKAVGQAVKARIQNTGQSCICAKRMIVHADIYDAFLDRFSAAMKAVKAGDPMDPASDMGPLSSFGQRDTVLGQLDEAKRLGAKLLVGGEKPDLPGAYLTAGILTDVPLDSPFANEELFGPIAMVFRAADIDEAIRIANEVPFGLGSSVWTDEPGEQQRFVRDIAAGMVAINQMLASAPEAPFGGIKRSGHGRELGPFGLHEFMNLKAVYRAAGDAAGGAGVE is encoded by the coding sequence ATGTTCAAGAGCATCAATCCGGCCACCGGCGAAGAGATCGCGGCCCATGCGGAACTGACGGATGAGGAGGTCGATGCGAAGCTCGCCCGTGCCGCCGATACTTACCGGCAGTGGCGCACGACGCCGCTTTCGGTGCGGACCGAACTGCTAGCCCGCATCGCCGACCGGTACGAGGCCGACAAGGCGCGGTTGGCGCGGACGGCGACGGAGGAGATGGGCAAGACCTATGCCTCCGCGGTCGCCGAGGTGGAGAAATGCGCCGCGGCCTTCCGCCATTATGCCGAGCACGGCCCGGCGATGCTCGAGCCGCGGACGTTCCGGCTGGCCAACGGCGGCACCGCCGAGGCGCAGTGGCAGCCGCAGGGACCGGTGCTGGCGGTGATGCCGTGGAACTTCCCCTATTGGCAGGTGGTGCGCTTCCTCGCGCCGACCATCCTTGCCGGCAACGTCGGGCTGCTGAAGCATGCCAGCATCGTCCAGGGCGTGGCCGAGTTGATGGAGGAGATGGTGCTGGCCGCCGGCGGACCCGAGGGGTTGTTCCAGAACCTGGCGATCAAGTCGGGCGCGGTCGAGCGTATCATCGCCGACGACCGGGTGGTGGCGGTGACGCTGACCGGCAGCGAAGGCGCCGGCGCGGCGGTGGCGGAGCAGGCGGGGCGCAACCTGAAGAAGGTGGTGCTCGAGCTCGGCGGGTCCGATCCGTTCATCGTGATGCCCTCGGCCGATCTCGACAAGGCGGTCGGCCAGGCGGTGAAGGCACGTATCCAGAACACCGGGCAGTCGTGCATCTGCGCAAAGCGGATGATCGTCCATGCCGACATCTACGATGCGTTCCTCGACAGGTTCAGCGCGGCCATGAAGGCGGTGAAGGCCGGCGATCCCATGGACCCGGCGAGCGACATGGGGCCGTTGTCGAGCTTCGGTCAGCGCGACACCGTGCTCGGGCAGCTCGACGAAGCGAAGCGGCTGGGGGCGAAGCTGCTGGTCGGGGGCGAGAAGCCCGACCTGCCGGGCGCCTATCTCACCGCCGGCATCCTGACCGACGTGCCGCTGGACAGCCCCTTCGCGAACGAAGAACTGTTCGGGCCGATCGCCATGGTGTTCCGCGCCGCGGACATCGACGAGGCGATCCGGATCGCCAATGAGGTGCCGTTCGGTCTGGGATCGTCGGTCTGGACCGACGAGCCCGGCGAGCAGCAGCGCTTCGTCCGCGACATCGCGGCGGGCATGGTCGCGATCAACCAGATGCTCGCCTCGGCTCCGGAGGCGCCGTTCGGCGGGATCAAGCGTTCGGGGCATGGCCGCGAGCTCGGGCCGTTCGGACTGCACGAGTTCATGAACCTGAAGGCGGTCTATCGGGCGGCGGGCGACGCGGCCGGCGGCGCCGGGGTGGAATAG